In Acaryochloris marina S15, a single genomic region encodes these proteins:
- a CDS encoding HlyD family efflux transporter periplasmic adaptor subunit, producing the protein MTITQDFAGDPQRPSTESEQNVLPLTKGRPTKEKPFDRPVILQQSPVWSRAIIWGIVGAASAALAWACLFQIEEAIPATGQLEPQGAVKPIQSPVTGVVTEIKVDEGQLVKAGDPLIFLNAKGTNSEIKSLEDQLDQLREVNKYYRQQLEGNSVAPLPDVINVELINATRDRRALVAENKLFRAQLNGAKNAKAFSPEEQQRLKSGLLQGSSSVAAAQARVMQGEKQLRQIEVQLEQTKIQLASAQQTLSLNQEIVKDIEEAHKKGAIARVQFKRQEDEVQSGQAEVSRLQQEQIRLLRQMEQIGQEKVQSQAQALNTVATNQRDLLDRIAANEKQITEIDSQLTKAVVDNKRAIADLNSRLTQAQLTREYQVLKAPVDGLVFDLQPSGPGFVVNASEPILKIVPSDSLKAKVYITNKDIGFIQTGMPVDVRVDSFNFSEFGDIEGTIESIGSDALPPTEVRQFYSFPAMVQLDSQTLEAKGRNLDLQSGMSVSVNIKVRKRPIISLITDRFSKEADGIKHLR; encoded by the coding sequence ATGACCATTACTCAAGATTTCGCTGGCGACCCCCAAAGACCTTCGACTGAATCAGAGCAAAATGTATTACCCCTAACAAAGGGCCGTCCCACAAAAGAGAAGCCGTTTGATCGGCCAGTCATTCTCCAGCAATCTCCGGTTTGGTCTAGAGCGATCATTTGGGGGATTGTGGGCGCTGCTTCGGCAGCATTGGCATGGGCCTGTTTGTTTCAAATTGAAGAAGCGATTCCTGCAACTGGCCAGCTAGAACCCCAGGGAGCAGTCAAACCCATCCAATCTCCGGTTACAGGTGTTGTGACAGAGATCAAAGTTGACGAAGGACAGTTGGTTAAAGCCGGCGATCCATTGATTTTTCTGAACGCAAAAGGCACGAACTCTGAAATCAAGTCCCTAGAAGATCAACTTGACCAACTCCGTGAAGTCAACAAATATTACCGCCAGCAGCTAGAAGGAAATAGTGTTGCCCCGCTTCCAGATGTGATTAATGTCGAGTTGATTAATGCGACGCGTGATCGGCGGGCCCTCGTCGCTGAGAATAAACTATTCAGAGCCCAACTGAATGGAGCGAAAAACGCTAAAGCCTTTTCACCGGAAGAGCAACAGCGCTTGAAGTCTGGGTTGTTGCAAGGCTCGTCTAGTGTAGCGGCTGCCCAAGCCCGAGTGATGCAAGGTGAAAAACAGCTGCGCCAAATTGAAGTGCAGCTAGAGCAGACCAAAATTCAATTAGCTAGTGCTCAACAGACCTTGTCTCTGAATCAAGAGATTGTTAAAGATATTGAAGAGGCCCACAAGAAAGGGGCAATTGCCCGGGTTCAATTTAAACGTCAAGAAGATGAAGTGCAGTCTGGTCAAGCAGAAGTCTCTCGTCTGCAGCAAGAGCAAATTCGCTTGTTACGTCAAATGGAGCAAATTGGTCAAGAGAAGGTACAGTCTCAAGCACAAGCTCTCAATACAGTAGCCACCAACCAGCGAGATTTGTTGGATCGGATTGCCGCAAATGAAAAACAGATCACGGAAATCGATAGCCAGCTCACCAAAGCGGTCGTTGATAATAAAAGAGCAATTGCAGATTTAAACAGTCGTTTGACACAAGCCCAACTAACTCGCGAGTATCAAGTGTTGAAAGCACCTGTGGATGGGTTGGTGTTTGATCTCCAGCCTAGTGGACCTGGCTTTGTGGTGAATGCGAGTGAGCCGATTTTGAAAATTGTGCCGTCTGATAGTCTAAAGGCCAAAGTCTACATCACCAATAAAGATATTGGCTTTATTCAAACAGGAATGCCTGTCGATGTACGAGTCGATTCGTTTAACTTTAGTGAATTTGGCGATATTGAAGGAACCATTGAGTCCATTGGCTCTGATGCTTTACCGCCAACGGAGGTGCGCCAGTTTTACAGCTTTCCAGCCATGGTGCAGTTAGATTCACAAACATTAGAGGCTAAGGGGCGTAATCTAGATTTGCAGTCTGGGATGTCTGTCAGTGTCAATATCAAAGTACGCAAGCGACCTATCATTAGTTTGATTACCGATCGCTTTTCCAAGGAAGCCGATGGCATTAAGCATTTACGCTAA